A single region of the Thunnus maccoyii chromosome 10, fThuMac1.1, whole genome shotgun sequence genome encodes:
- the LOC121905832 gene encoding uncharacterized protein LOC121905832, translating into MFVPVVVFLSTVGLHSVAAGGVYCAKTARARAAAMGLDYPGVHGAPDLLGPAHLGMHRRTIWPLPYYNNAPNMAHYKQNQPAVSSLYDRTHKHADPRNAESTTFLLRHGTYIPFQSEYTTNQRLSFPRGQSVSNHKSNFEEVKHVAPPTRAEAPGQSDPVNRDPQGRNKPLSFVYNEHDLVVDESVPNRHGMSLSALTLPQSRGHGAYQRGPGLTGYGLGRKIPFFGSSRFSNKGHVSAVTSQGPAVGRLERTRFPGHLAQALHRRLNVKQFVQGNPGLRRLIKPKSGPKQKKSVN; encoded by the exons ATGTTTGTACCTGTGGTGGTTTTTCTTAG cACTGTTGGGCTTCACTCTGTGGCAGCTGGAGGTGTGTATTGTGCTAAAACAGCGAGAG CCCGTGCAGCTGCCATGGGTTTGGATTATCCTGGAGTCCACGGAGCCCCGGATCTGTTAGGACCAGCTCACCTTGGGATGCACCGCAGGACAATATGGCCTCTCCCTTATTATAACAATGCACCTAACATGGCCCACTACAAACAAAATCAGCCAGCAGTGAGCTCCTTATATGACAGGACACATAAACATGCTGACCCCAGGAATGCTGAATCAACCACATTTCTACTGAGACATGGCACTTACATTCCTTTTCAAAGTGAATACACCACTAACCAACGGCTCAGCTTTCCCAGAGGACAGTCTGTTAGCAACCACAAGTCCAATTTTGAGGAGGTCAAGCATGTTGCCCCTCCAACACGTGCTGAAGCCCCAGGCCAGTCTGACCCTGTGAATAGGGATCCTCAAGGTCGCAACAAGCCGCTCTCATTTGTCTACAATGAGCATGACCTTGTTGTTGATGAGTCTGTCCCAAATAGACATGGCATGTCTCTGAGCGCACTCACCCTGCCTCAAAGCAGGGGTCATGGCGCTTACCAGAGGGGTCCTGGACTGACTGGATATGGCCTGGGAAGAAAAATCCCTTTCTTTGGTTCATCTCGTTTCTCCAACAAAGGCCATGTCAGTGCTGTGACTAGCCAAGGCCCTGCTGTTGGTAGACTGGAAAGGACTCGGTTCCCTGGCCATCTTGCTCAGGCCCTGCACAGACGCCTCAATGTCAAACAATTTGTTCAAGGTAACCCTGGTCTTAGACGTCTGATAAAACCAAAATCAGGCCCAAAACAGAAGAAGTCGGTGAACTAA